GCTATATGGGAGATTTATCAGGTGGGCAAGCATTGAGAAAGATTGCGCGATCGGCAATGGATTTACCAAGCGATCTGGGTACTGCAATGCTTGAATTTGAACAAATTTCTACCCCAGAAGCTAGACGAGAATTTAAAGAGCAATATCGTCAAGCATTAGATTTTCTACCTCTAGAAGAGGCAATGATTCAGAAGATTGTCAACGAGGCAAACTATGCCTTTACTCTGAATAGAAATGTGATTCATGAACTGGAAGCAGATGTCAAAGCTGTGATTGGTGAGCATGTTTTTGATCTGATTACTCGTCAAGATCGCATTGGTAGTACAGAGCATACTCCTGAAATTGCTACAGCAGAGATAATCGCACCGGAGTATAGTCTTTAGTTCTGAGAAGAAAGGAGACAAGGAAGACAAGGGATAAATTCTTTCTTGTCTTTTCCTTTCACAATGTATCTTAAAAAATTCTGAGCGCCAAAAACCGACGCTTAGAGTTTCTGCAAAATCTCAAATTAGAAATTGTAATTTAAATTGTATAAGATGAATATCTTACCGCAAACTGTCCAATTTGATGCCGATTTACTAAGAAAATACGATCAGCCTTTACCACGTTACACTAGCTATCCACCAGCTACAGAGTTAGCAGAATATTTTCAACAGGTAGATTTTAGAACTGCGATCGCCATCGGGAATTACAAAAAAACGCCATTATCACTTTATTGTCATATTCCCTTTTGTGAAAGCCCTTGCTACTTCTGTGGTTGTAATACCATCATCAGCCAACGCAAAGCAATTGCGGAGTCTTATTTAGATTACTTAACTCGGAATATCCAGCAAGTGGGGACTTTAATCGCTCGCGTAGCTTGCGGCCGTAGGCATCGCACCGTTGGACAGTTACACTT
This Nostoc sp. C052 DNA region includes the following protein-coding sequences:
- a CDS encoding heme oxygenase (biliverdin-producing), yielding MSSHLDVRLREGTKHSHTMAENTAFMKCFLKGIVEKSFFRKLLADLYFVYSTLEEELQHYQHDPIVGMMYFPELHRQANLEKDLAFYYGENWRSQIVPSLAGQVYVNRIREVGNTQPELLIAHAYTRYMGDLSGGQALRKIARSAMDLPSDLGTAMLEFEQISTPEARREFKEQYRQALDFLPLEEAMIQKIVNEANYAFTLNRNVIHELEADVKAVIGEHVFDLITRQDRIGSTEHTPEIATAEIIAPEYSL